The proteins below come from a single Alkalispirillum mobile genomic window:
- a CDS encoding BCCT family transporter, which produces MNPRVFLPSAGIVLALVISGAVWTEPVGRAMEQLNRVLIHQFGWVYTIAVAALLVFVLAVLLHPRFRRLRLGPQDSQPEYTYLSWFAMLFSAGMGIGLLFYGVAEPLLHYLEPPHGEGGTPAAANESMRLTFYHWGLHPWAVYIVVALALAFFSYRHDLPLSLRSALYPLIGERINGAAGDVMDSLAVIGTVLGVATSLGLGVMQVNAGLAQVDLLAISTRNQVILIAVIMGIATISVLSGLNNGIRLLSRANLFLGTLLMLFVFAFGPTVMVLYGLLQTVGSYVQGLIELTLRTDVFRGQDWQAGWTLFYWAWWISWCPFVGMFIARVSRGRTVGEFILGTLLVPTGFTFLWMSIFGISALQLEMQAGQLGAIVQADNSRALFAMLESMPVAAITIPLATAVIVGYFVTSADSGALVMNILSSGGNPNPPLLQKLFWSVLTGAAAAVLLLAGGLQALQTATLTAALPLSIVLLLIAWGLWTALRVDAAQEQQISRMPEPRLDWLARYLRERRQRERPVGEGPGLRAPGRWLQLWPRPVRHWLIRRERFKDRARATEVLDEAEAELEQCMDEMVMPALKAVQAALAEEGHPVRAERTRQGARLCLVRDQQELPIYVVEGRLYQRPSFAFPALHGRPERPRRSTVHVTSDGLAREWDVAHCDPDTLYNDALRECRKWLAW; this is translated from the coding sequence ATGAATCCGCGGGTCTTTCTCCCCTCTGCGGGCATCGTGCTGGCGCTGGTCATCAGCGGTGCCGTGTGGACCGAGCCCGTTGGGCGGGCGATGGAGCAACTGAATCGGGTGCTGATCCACCAGTTCGGTTGGGTCTATACCATCGCCGTCGCGGCACTCCTGGTCTTCGTACTGGCGGTATTGCTGCACCCGCGCTTCCGGCGCCTTCGGCTCGGTCCCCAGGATTCACAGCCTGAGTACACCTATCTCTCTTGGTTTGCCATGCTGTTTTCGGCCGGCATGGGCATCGGGCTGTTGTTCTACGGGGTGGCCGAGCCGCTGCTGCACTACCTGGAGCCGCCGCACGGTGAAGGCGGCACGCCGGCGGCAGCCAATGAGTCAATGCGGCTCACCTTCTATCATTGGGGGCTGCATCCCTGGGCCGTGTACATCGTGGTCGCGCTGGCCCTGGCGTTTTTCTCCTACCGTCACGACCTGCCCCTGTCCCTGCGCTCCGCGCTCTACCCGCTGATCGGCGAACGCATCAACGGCGCTGCCGGGGATGTCATGGACAGCCTTGCGGTGATCGGGACAGTCCTCGGGGTGGCCACCTCGCTGGGGCTGGGCGTCATGCAGGTGAACGCCGGGCTGGCCCAGGTAGACCTGCTGGCCATCTCGACCCGCAATCAGGTCATCCTGATCGCGGTGATCATGGGGATTGCCACGATCTCGGTGCTCAGCGGCCTGAACAATGGCATCCGCCTCCTCTCCCGGGCCAACCTCTTCCTCGGCACCCTGCTGATGCTGTTCGTCTTCGCCTTCGGTCCGACGGTGATGGTCCTGTACGGGCTGCTCCAGACCGTGGGCAGCTACGTCCAGGGACTGATCGAGCTGACCCTGCGCACCGATGTCTTTCGCGGGCAGGACTGGCAGGCGGGCTGGACGCTGTTCTACTGGGCCTGGTGGATCTCGTGGTGCCCCTTCGTCGGCATGTTCATCGCCCGGGTCTCCCGTGGCCGCACCGTCGGCGAGTTCATCCTCGGGACCCTGCTGGTACCCACCGGGTTCACCTTTCTCTGGATGAGCATTTTCGGCATCTCCGCCCTGCAACTGGAGATGCAGGCGGGGCAGCTGGGGGCGATCGTCCAGGCGGACAACTCCCGGGCGCTGTTCGCCATGCTGGAGTCCATGCCGGTGGCCGCTATCACGATCCCGTTGGCCACCGCCGTGATCGTCGGCTACTTCGTCACCTCCGCGGACTCGGGGGCGCTGGTCATGAACATCCTCTCCTCTGGAGGCAACCCGAATCCCCCGCTATTGCAGAAGCTCTTCTGGAGCGTGCTGACGGGGGCGGCCGCCGCGGTGCTCCTCCTCGCCGGCGGTCTCCAGGCCCTGCAGACCGCCACCCTGACTGCCGCCCTCCCCCTCTCCATCGTCCTGCTGTTGATAGCATGGGGGCTGTGGACCGCACTGCGCGTCGACGCGGCCCAGGAACAGCAGATCAGCCGGATGCCCGAACCAAGGCTGGACTGGCTGGCCCGCTACCTGCGCGAGAGGCGCCAGCGGGAACGCCCGGTGGGGGAAGGCCCGGGGCTGCGTGCACCGGGGCGCTGGCTCCAACTCTGGCCCCGGCCGGTTCGCCACTGGCTGATCAGGCGGGAACGCTTCAAGGACCGGGCGCGCGCCACCGAGGTACTGGATGAGGCCGAGGCCGAGCTGGAGCAGTGCATGGACGAGATGGTCATGCCGGCACTCAAGGCGGTGCAGGCAGCGCTGGCCGAAGAGGGCCACCCGGTGCGCGCCGAGCGCACGCGCCAGGGTGCCCGCCTCTGCCTGGTGCGGGACCAGCAGGAACTGCCGATCTACGTGGTGGAGGGACGGCTCTACCAGCGTCCCTCGTTCGCGTTCCCGGCACTGCACGGACGCCCCGAGCGGCCACGCCGAAGCACGGTGCATGTCACCAGTGACGGCCTGGCACGGGAGTGGGACGTGGCCCACTGCGACCCGGATACGCTGTACAACGATGCCCTGCGTGAGTGCCGCAAGTGGCTGGCCTGGTAG
- a CDS encoding ABC transporter transmembrane domain-containing protein: MSTREDKGERPVPAGLITQAPSEQGRMWALRVLWRFLARHRVRFWLAVMALLVAAGSVLALGQTLRLVVDRGFLDDDPAQLNLLLLVTMGVILLLAVASALRFYLVSWIGERVAADLRQAVFDHVTRQPPSFFELNGVGEIQSRLTTDTSVLQTILGASFSIAVRNGLLLIGALVLLFITSPRLTGLVLATLPLVLGPVVFFGRRVRRLSRASQDRVADVGSFAGETLHGIRTVQAFCHEAVDRQRFRRHVDHAFDTAVLRVRQRAWLVGMALILAFSAVGLILWQGGHDVLAGRMTAGELAAFVFYAVLAAGATGAVSEVSGELFRAAGATERLTELLNSRPQIRAPARAQKLPRPVRGAIRLEEVGFAYPGRPERPVLSGVDLHIEPGERVALVGPSGAGKSTLFALLLRFYDPDRGRVCLDDIDLRELDPADVRSAIGLVAQETTLFTGTAWENIRYGREDADDEAIVKAAEAAHCMSFLSALPQGLETPLGPGGVQLSGGQRQRIAIARAILRDPALLLLDEATSNLDAESESRIQVALEQLMRDRTSLVIAHRLATVTAADRILVMQDGRLQAQGTHTELLRSSPLYAHLAALQFPDSRG, encoded by the coding sequence ATGAGCACGCGCGAGGACAAGGGCGAGCGGCCGGTGCCTGCGGGCCTGATCACCCAGGCGCCGTCCGAACAGGGACGGATGTGGGCGCTCAGAGTCCTCTGGCGCTTCCTGGCGAGGCATCGGGTGCGGTTCTGGCTGGCCGTGATGGCTTTACTGGTGGCGGCCGGCAGCGTACTGGCGCTCGGTCAGACGCTGCGCCTGGTGGTGGATCGCGGCTTTCTCGATGATGACCCGGCGCAGCTCAACCTGCTGTTGCTGGTGACCATGGGGGTCATTCTGCTGCTCGCCGTGGCATCCGCGCTGCGGTTCTACCTGGTTTCCTGGATCGGCGAACGGGTGGCGGCGGACCTGCGCCAGGCGGTGTTCGACCACGTCACCCGTCAGCCCCCCTCGTTTTTCGAACTCAACGGGGTTGGCGAGATCCAGTCGCGGTTGACCACCGACACCAGCGTTTTACAGACCATACTGGGCGCCTCCTTTTCGATTGCCGTGCGCAATGGGTTGCTGCTGATCGGTGCCCTGGTGTTGCTGTTTATCACCAGCCCTCGGCTGACCGGCCTGGTGCTGGCTACCCTGCCACTGGTGCTTGGGCCGGTGGTTTTCTTCGGCCGGCGGGTGCGACGGCTCTCCCGCGCCAGCCAGGATCGCGTAGCCGACGTGGGCAGTTTTGCGGGCGAGACGCTGCACGGGATACGCACCGTCCAGGCTTTTTGCCACGAGGCGGTGGACCGGCAGCGGTTCCGCCGGCATGTAGATCACGCCTTTGACACGGCGGTGCTGCGGGTGCGGCAACGGGCCTGGTTGGTCGGGATGGCGCTGATACTGGCTTTCAGCGCCGTGGGGCTGATCCTCTGGCAGGGTGGGCACGATGTGCTGGCCGGGCGGATGACTGCCGGAGAGTTGGCCGCGTTCGTCTTTTACGCCGTGCTCGCCGCCGGCGCGACCGGTGCGGTATCCGAAGTTTCCGGGGAGCTGTTCCGCGCCGCTGGTGCCACCGAGCGCCTCACGGAACTGCTCAACAGCCGCCCTCAGATCCGGGCGCCGGCGCGGGCGCAGAAGCTGCCGCGCCCCGTCCGCGGGGCAATCCGGCTTGAAGAGGTAGGCTTCGCCTATCCGGGGCGCCCCGAACGCCCGGTGCTCTCAGGGGTTGATCTGCACATCGAACCCGGCGAGCGCGTTGCACTGGTCGGCCCCTCGGGCGCGGGGAAAAGCACGCTGTTCGCGCTACTCCTGCGCTTCTATGATCCGGACCGGGGTCGGGTGTGTCTGGATGATATCGACCTCCGCGAGTTGGACCCGGCGGATGTGCGCAGCGCCATCGGGCTGGTAGCCCAGGAGACCACGCTGTTCACCGGTACCGCCTGGGAGAACATCCGTTACGGGCGGGAGGACGCGGACGATGAGGCGATCGTGAAGGCGGCGGAGGCCGCGCACTGCATGTCCTTTCTATCCGCCTTGCCCCAAGGGCTGGAGACGCCCCTGGGGCCCGGCGGCGTCCAGCTCTCGGGGGGGCAGCGCCAGCGTATCGCGATTGCCCGAGCGATTCTGCGGGACCCGGCACTGCTGCTTCTGGACGAGGCAACAAGCAACCTGGATGCGGAGAGCGAGTCGCGAATCCAAGTGGCACTGGAGCAATTGATGCGCGACCGGACCAGTCTGGTCATCGCTCACCGGCTGGCCACGGTGACTGCAGCCGACCGCATCCTGGTGATGCAGGATGGGCGGCTTCAGGCCCAGGGCACCCACACGGAGCTGCTACGGAGCAGCCCACTCTATGCCCACCTGGCGGCGTTGCAGTTTCCGGACAGTCGGGGTTGA
- the hemN gene encoding oxygen-independent coproporphyrinogen III oxidase, with protein sequence MDQTLQFDPAMLAKYNVSGPRYTSYPTAPQFHEGFDDQAYAEVAARSNEDPIPRPLSLYVHVPFCDTVCFYCACNKIITGNYARAGKYLDYLEKEVALQGQLFDSDRRVEQLHFGGGTPTYLNDEDLVRVMEMLSRHFSLEKGPEREFSIEIDPRAVRDTTIELLAELGFNRISVGVQDFDPDVQKAVNRIQPYETTARVIKKARSCGFRSTNMDLIYGLPLQTVETYARTLDRTLELRPERIAIYNYAHLPHLFKVQRQIRDGDLPGPDEKLAILEQTINRLTEAGYVYIGMDHFALPDDELARAQRAGTLHRNFQGYSTRAECDLVGLGVTSIGKVGETYSQNLRDIDAYYERLDAGRLPVFRGVELTTDDQLRRDVITEIMCHSRVDFREVEQRYDIVFHNYFRDALERLQGMQADGLVRIEGNTLQVEPRGRLLLRHVAMAFDAYLHADKGDTRYSKVI encoded by the coding sequence ATGGACCAAACACTGCAATTTGACCCGGCCATGCTGGCCAAATACAACGTCAGCGGCCCCCGGTACACCTCGTACCCCACGGCACCGCAGTTCCACGAGGGGTTTGACGACCAGGCCTACGCCGAAGTTGCCGCACGAAGCAACGAGGACCCGATCCCGCGGCCGCTGTCGCTCTACGTCCACGTCCCCTTCTGTGACACGGTCTGCTTCTACTGCGCCTGCAACAAGATCATCACCGGAAACTACGCCCGCGCAGGCAAGTACCTGGACTACCTCGAAAAAGAGGTGGCGTTGCAGGGCCAGCTGTTTGACAGCGACCGCCGGGTGGAGCAGCTGCACTTCGGCGGCGGCACGCCGACCTACCTGAATGACGAAGACCTGGTCCGGGTCATGGAAATGCTCTCCCGCCACTTCTCCCTGGAGAAGGGCCCGGAGCGCGAGTTCTCGATAGAGATCGATCCGCGTGCGGTCCGCGACACCACCATTGAGCTGCTGGCTGAACTCGGGTTTAACCGCATCAGTGTCGGCGTCCAGGACTTTGACCCGGATGTGCAGAAGGCCGTCAACCGCATCCAGCCCTACGAAACCACGGCCCGCGTCATCAAGAAGGCCCGCAGTTGCGGTTTCCGTTCCACTAACATGGACCTGATTTACGGGCTGCCCCTGCAGACGGTGGAGACCTACGCCCGGACCCTGGACCGGACGCTGGAACTGCGGCCCGAGCGCATCGCCATTTACAACTACGCCCACCTGCCCCACCTGTTCAAGGTGCAACGGCAGATCCGCGACGGCGACCTGCCGGGACCGGACGAAAAGCTCGCCATCCTGGAGCAGACCATCAACCGGCTCACCGAGGCCGGGTATGTTTACATCGGCATGGATCATTTTGCCCTGCCGGACGACGAACTGGCCCGCGCCCAGCGCGCCGGCACGCTGCACCGAAACTTCCAGGGGTACTCCACCCGCGCGGAGTGCGATCTGGTGGGTCTCGGCGTCACCTCCATCGGCAAGGTGGGCGAGACCTACAGCCAGAACCTGCGCGATATCGATGCCTACTACGAGCGACTGGATGCCGGGCGGCTGCCGGTGTTCCGCGGTGTTGAGCTCACCACCGACGACCAGCTGCGTCGGGACGTGATCACCGAGATCATGTGCCACTCCCGGGTGGACTTCCGCGAGGTGGAACAGCGCTACGACATCGTCTTCCATAACTATTTCCGGGATGCCCTGGAACGCCTGCAAGGCATGCAGGCCGATGGCCTGGTTCGCATCGAGGGCAATACCCTGCAGGTTGAGCCCCGTGGGCGTCTGCTACTGCGCCACGTGGCCATGGCCTTCGATGCCTATCTGCATGCCGACAAGGGCGACACCCGCTACAGTAAGGTCATCTGA